In Exiguobacterium sp. 9-2, the genomic window CTACTTAAAGGAGGACATCATCATGACTGAAAAACGAACAGATAAAGGAAATAAACGCTTCAAAAAAGGAATCGCTACACTTGCCGTAACGGGTACAGTCTTAACAGGAGCCGGTGCGTTCCTACTCCTCACAGGCCCAGGACACTCTCTCGTCAACTCGACGGTCACCACTTCACAGCAGGCAGAGCAAAAAGTCGAAGCTGCTTCGCGCCAAGTCGAACAAAAGCTTCCTGCTTCCATGCGTGACGATCAAGAAATCGAAGGCACATTGCAGAAACTATCGGATCGTTCGATGACGATCGACGTTAACGGTGACGCTCAGACGTATGACTTTGCATCGTCAGTCGAACGCGAAGACGTGCAAGAAGGCGATTGGGTTAAAATCGATTTGAATGCGAATCAGCAAATCACGGAACTTGAGCGAGAAGATCAAGATGATCGCAATGACCGAGAGGACGATGGCAATCGTTCAAATGATTCATCGAACGATGCGAATGAACGGTACGGCATCCTTCGTGCCCTATCACAAAGTGAATTGACACTCGAACAAGAGGGACAAGAGACGATCTACGCAATGGCGGATCGTGCGGAACGTGACGCTGCGAAATCTGGGGATATCGTAAAAATCGAATTGAATGCAGACGGTCAAGTCCGTGAGCTTGATCGGGAAGATGACGACGAAAATCGTAATGATACACGCGATGAAGACCGTAACGATGCACGGGAGCAAGAAGTCCGCGGTACACTCTCTAAAATAACGAATCAAGAGATCATCATTGAACAGAATGGTGCGCAAAAATCGTACTCTCGTGCATCAAACATGGAACAAGATGATGACGTCCGAGTTGGTGGTTCCGTCAAACTTGAGTTGAACGCGTCAGACGAAGTGACAGAAATCGATGAATGATCATTAAAGGAGGATGTTTATGCCAACCACCATCTTAATCGTTGAGGACGATGCGAAAATCGCACGCCTCCTTGAACTCGAACTCCAATATGCCGGGTACGCGACACGTGTCGCCTCCAACGGAAAAGATGGTCTCGCTGCCGCTGAGCATTCGGTTGATCTCGTCTTACTCGACGTGATGATGCCGGAGCTGAGCGGCTTCGAAGTGTTGCGCAGGCTCCGTGGAAAAGGTATTCACGTCCCCGTCATTATGCTAACAGCACGCGGAGAAGTCTACGATAAAGTCGCGGGACTCGATCTTGGTGCGAATGATTATGTGACGAAACCGTTCGAGATGGAGGAACTCCTTGCCCGGATCCGAGCGTTATTACGCACTCCGACTTCAACTAGTAACGCATCGCGCACGTTACAGTTCGCCGATCTTGTACTCAATCTTGATCGACATGAAGCATTTCGCAATGAAGGGCGACTCGATTTGACACCGCGTGAGTTCGAACTTCTGACATATTTACTAGAAAACAAGGAACATGTCCTGACACGCGAACAAATCCTAAATCGCGTCTGGGGGTACGATTACTTCGGTGAGACGAACATCGTCGACGTCTACATCCGTTATCTTCGCAAAAAAGTCGATGCCCATCCTCCAGCTTTGATTCAGACCGTTCGTGGGGTTGGTTATGTGCTACGGGAGGCGATCCCATGAAGCTTCGAACAAAGCTTGCTTTATCCGTCACCGCCTTTACGACACTCTTGCTATTCCTTTCGTTCATCGTCGTGACACTCGTCGTCCAAAATCATTTAATTGAATCGCGTTATACCCAACTGGAACAGGCAGAGGAATTGATGGAAGATGATTCATCGGTCCGGACATTGCTGACGCTTCATGAGGATGCTGTCGTCTTATCGAACGAAAATGGACGCTGGGTCATCTCAAACGATGAAGATGGCGACGACTCGTCTACTGTTAACGGAGACGTACAAGCAAATGACCTCCCCGGTATCCCACGCTCGAAGGAACCTTTTAAGTCTGGCGATTGGTTCGGCATCGTCTATCAGGATCAAGCCTATCTGTTCGAAGATGAGAGCGTCGATGATACAGTCTCGACACTCGTTTTGACCTTCACCATCGTGTTGGTCGTTGGAATCCTGATCGCGTTCATCAGTAGCTTCTGGATTGCTTATCAGACGCTCCGCCCGCTCAGGCAACTAAATGATACGATGCAACGAATCTCCTCTTCTGGAACGCTTGAGACCGTGCAGACCAAACGTGATGATGAGATCGGTCGCCTCGGTCGCGTCTTCAATCAGATGATTGGTCGTGTCGATCAGACGATGGAACAACAACGGCAGTTCGTCGCGGATGTCTCGCATGAAATGAAGACACCCTTGACCGTCATTGAGGGATACACTCAATTATTGAAACGCTGGGGCAAAACGAAGCCCGACGTACTCGATGAATCGATCGAACACATCTTGCAGGAGACACATGCGATGCGGACGACCTTGATTGAGCCTATGCTCGAATTGTCTCGTCTCGGTTACGAGGAAACATCTGTCGAAGTAATTGACTTAGCAGAGCTTGGAAGCGAACTCGCTGATCGGATGTATCACGCAACAGGGACGATCATTCCTGTTGATGCCTCCGGAACGATTCGGGCAAATCGCGAAGCGGTGTTACGTATCTTGACGATCTATATCGATAATGTCCTGAAGTATGCTACTTCACCAAAATTGCACCTGCGCAAAGAACGTCTGGCTGTCCTTGATCGGGGAACGTCTCTAACGGACGAAGAACGCGCTCGGTTATTCGACCGGTTTTACCGACTCGATGCAGCACGCGATCGTTCAGGAAGTGGACTCGGATTGTCGATTGCTGCTGCACTTGCGACGACACATCATTTTAAGGTCGGTAGTGAAGCGCGTCAGCCAGATGGAAGCTGCTTCTATTTAATCCCCGAGCAGTCTGAATGAAACTTTTTCTACAATTGTGTCGTACACTTAAGGAAGAACGTCACATGATGAAAGAAGGAATTTCACGATGGCTAAAAAACGTTGGGGTGGACTTGCTGTTGCCGGCGCCTTTCTCTTGACGAAAGGAAAGGTCATCCTTGCCTTATTGAAATTTTCAAAGTTCGGAGGCACTCTGATTTCGTTCGGAATCTCTCTTCTCTTTTACGCTCAAATATTCGGTGTTTGGTTCGGGGTCGGATTGCTCTATCTCCTATTCATTCATGAGATGGGACATCTACTCGCCGCTAAACGACTCGGTTTTAAGACCGGTCCTGCCATTTTCGTTCCGTTCATGGGAGCCGTCATCGGCATCAAGGATACATTTCGAACGCCAAAACAAGAAGCGATTCTCGCGTACGGTGGACCACTGGCTGGTCTCGTATCCCTGATTCCGCTTGCGATCGGATATGCTGTGACGGGAAATGACTTCTGGCTCGTCATCTTCCACCTCGGGGCTCTATTGAATCTCTTCAACCTACTTCCCGTCAGTCCGCTTGACGGCGGACGGATTCTTGCGGGACTTCCGATCATCGTCTGGGTCGCGGGACTTGCTGCCTTGATTGCCTACGGTATCACCCACTTTAGTCTGATTTTGCTCTTGATTGCCTTTTTAGGCGGTAGTGCCGTTTGGAAAAGGTATAAGTTCGCGAAACAATATGAGGCGAACCGGTCGACCTTAATGTTGTACCGTGCCGCACGTGAACGCGTTTTACGGGCAAAGGCAGAGCAAGAACGTGCAGACGCTGAAGTCGCACTTGCTCCAGAACTAGAAGGTGAGGAAGAACAAACAATCGAGAGTACCTACGATCCGATCGCTTGGTCACTTCGTCTCGATTTACAAGACTTGCGACAAGCGAGTCCGGAAGAGGCACGTCAGGAAGCAGACGATCTGTTACGGTATCAATATGATGCCGCCAACGATTACGATGCCTTATTGCGACGGATCGATCAGCGGATTGAACCACTTCGTCTTGCTGAAGAGTCTGTTCAGTATCATCAGATGCCGAAAAAACAACAAACGATCACGCTCCTCGCTTATTTGGCGCTCGGTGCTATTTTATTCATTGCTTTCGAATATTCGAAAGGTTACCTGCCTACACCATCTTAAATCGAGATCCATCGGATGCGCTTCATGGCGCATCCTTTTTTCATAGAACGAACACATTGACTAGAGTGATTTCTTGCATCTCGTTAAAGAAGCGACTACTCTGAGTAAAACCCTACTTACCACTTGTCTAAAATAGGAGGTCCTCCTTCCATGAATAAAAACACTGCCCGTTTGGGTGAAGCACCTGTCAATCAGCTTTTACTTAGTCTCTCTTTACCAGCGATGGTCGGGATGCTCGTCACGGCACTCTACAATATCGTCGATACGATTTTCGTCGCTCAAGGAATCGGTACGGCTGCCGTGGCCGCCGTCGGAATCGCTTTCCCCGTCCAGCTCGTATTAATGGCAATCGCCAACTCGATCGGGATCGGTGGTGCTGCAATTGCGTCACAACGACTCGGTCAAAAACAAACAGATGGTGCCAGTCGTGCTTATGCCAACGTCTTGATGGCTGTTTTCTTCATCAGTATGCTCGCTATCATCAGTGCTTTCATCTTCGTCGAACCGTTGCTACGTCTCTTTGGAGCGACGGATGAGATCATGCCGTACAGTATCGCTTTCTTACGCGTCCTCTTGATCGGATCTCCTTTCTTCATGTTGACGATGGCGTCGAGTGCGATGCTCCGCGCAGAAGGACGCGCGAACTATCAGATGCGCGT contains:
- a CDS encoding response regulator transcription factor, which translates into the protein MPTTILIVEDDAKIARLLELELQYAGYATRVASNGKDGLAAAEHSVDLVLLDVMMPELSGFEVLRRLRGKGIHVPVIMLTARGEVYDKVAGLDLGANDYVTKPFEMEELLARIRALLRTPTSTSNASRTLQFADLVLNLDRHEAFRNEGRLDLTPREFELLTYLLENKEHVLTREQILNRVWGYDYFGETNIVDVYIRYLRKKVDAHPPALIQTVRGVGYVLREAIP
- a CDS encoding HAMP domain-containing sensor histidine kinase: MKLRTKLALSVTAFTTLLLFLSFIVVTLVVQNHLIESRYTQLEQAEELMEDDSSVRTLLTLHEDAVVLSNENGRWVISNDEDGDDSSTVNGDVQANDLPGIPRSKEPFKSGDWFGIVYQDQAYLFEDESVDDTVSTLVLTFTIVLVVGILIAFISSFWIAYQTLRPLRQLNDTMQRISSSGTLETVQTKRDDEIGRLGRVFNQMIGRVDQTMEQQRQFVADVSHEMKTPLTVIEGYTQLLKRWGKTKPDVLDESIEHILQETHAMRTTLIEPMLELSRLGYEETSVEVIDLAELGSELADRMYHATGTIIPVDASGTIRANREAVLRILTIYIDNVLKYATSPKLHLRKERLAVLDRGTSLTDEERARLFDRFYRLDAARDRSGSGLGLSIAAALATTHHFKVGSEARQPDGSCFYLIPEQSE
- a CDS encoding site-2 protease family protein, with the translated sequence MAKKRWGGLAVAGAFLLTKGKVILALLKFSKFGGTLISFGISLLFYAQIFGVWFGVGLLYLLFIHEMGHLLAAKRLGFKTGPAIFVPFMGAVIGIKDTFRTPKQEAILAYGGPLAGLVSLIPLAIGYAVTGNDFWLVIFHLGALLNLFNLLPVSPLDGGRILAGLPIIVWVAGLAALIAYGITHFSLILLLIAFLGGSAVWKRYKFAKQYEANRSTLMLYRAARERVLRAKAEQERADAEVALAPELEGEEEQTIESTYDPIAWSLRLDLQDLRQASPEEARQEADDLLRYQYDAANDYDALLRRIDQRIEPLRLAEESVQYHQMPKKQQTITLLAYLALGAILFIAFEYSKGYLPTPS